A stretch of Carya illinoinensis cultivar Pawnee chromosome 14, C.illinoinensisPawnee_v1, whole genome shotgun sequence DNA encodes these proteins:
- the LOC122293967 gene encoding 60S acidic ribosomal protein P2B codes for MKVVAAYLLAVLGGNTCPSADDLKNILGSVGAEADDDRIELLLSEVKGKDITELIAAGREKLASVPAVGGAAAFDAPAAAGAPAPAAAESKKEEKVEENEESDDDIMGLGLFD; via the exons ATGAAGGTTGTCGCTGCGTACTTGTTGGCCGTGTTGGGAGGTAACACCTGCCCTTCCGCCGATGATTTGAAGAATATCCTCGGATCAG TTGGAGCTGAAGCCGATGATGATAGGATTGAGTTACTCTTGTCTGAAGTCAAGGGAAAAGATATAACGGAGCTGATTGCAGCTGGAAGGGAGAAGTTGGCTTCAGTGCCAGCTGTTGGCGGTGCTGCTGCTTTTGATGCACCTGCTGCTGCTGGTGCACCTGCACCTGCCGCTGCTGAGTCAAAGAAAGAGGAGAAAGTGGAGGAGAATGAGGAGTCTGATGAC GATATCATGGGTTTAGGCCTCTTTGACTAA
- the LOC122293173 gene encoding uncharacterized protein LOC122293173, whose amino-acid sequence MAAQAIARLSVCFLLLFTAMVAEAGPHKQKKVRCKDKINYPVCYKVQKLCPTTCPRTCVMNCQTCEPVCKHPPPPPPSPPPPPPKKRSPPPPPKKHSPPPPKKHSPPPPPKKHSPPPPPPKASPSPPPSPASSTSPPPPLSVPPPPPASSSSPKTVKCTNKDFPRCYGMQLTCPSGCPDNCGVNCATCSPVCECNGAGAVCQDPRFVGGDGITFYFHGQKDHDFCLVSDSNVHINGHFIGKRSENMKRDFTWVQSLGILFGTHKIFIGARKTSIWDDSVDRLALGFDGEPIYLRDEESSRWQSMTSPSVTITRIRDANSVEIEVERNFKIKATVVPISEKDSQIHNYGITQEDCFAHLDLSFKFYTLTGQVNGVLGQTYASNYVSRVKMGVLMPVLGGQKEFSSSSLFSTDCAVARFTGELTEENSMEFEEFGNLNCASGMDGRGVVCKR is encoded by the exons ATGGCAGCTCAAGCCATTGCCCGCTTGAGCGTGTGCTTTCTCCTCCTGTTCACAGCAATGGTGGCAGAGGCAGGACCTCATAAGCAGAAGAAAGTGAGATGCAAAGACAAGATTAATTACCCTGTTTGTTACAAAGTACAAAAGCTTTGCCCTACAACCTGCCCTCGCACTTGTGTCATGAATTGTCAAACTTGCGAACCTGTCTGCAAACATCCGCCGCCACCGCCGCCATCtccgccaccaccaccaccaaagaAGCGTTCACCTCCCCCTCCACCAAAGAAGCATTCACCTCCCCCACCAAAGAAGCATTCACCTCCCCCTCCACCAAAGAAGCATTCACCTCCCCCTCCACCTCCTAAGGCTTCTCCTTCACCCCCTCCCTCTCCTGCTTCTAGcacttctcctcctcctcctttgtCCGTTCCTCCGCCTCCCCCTGCTTCAAGTTCATCACCAAAGACAGTTAAATGTACGAACAAGGATTTCCCTCGTTGCTATGGTATGCAGCTTACCTGTCCTAGCGGTTGCCCCGACAACTGTGGTGTTAACTGCGCCACTTGCAGCCCGGTTTGCG AATGCAACGGTGCCGGTGCTGTGTGCCAAGACCCACGATTCGTCGGTGGAGATGGAATCACCTTCTACTTCCATGGTCAAAAAGACCACGACTTCTGCCTAGTTTCGGACTCCAACGTCCATATCAATGGCCATTTCATTGGAAAAAGAAGCGAAAACATGAAAAGGGACTTCACCTGGGTCCAGTCTCTTGGAATCCTCTTCGGCACTCACAAGATCTTCATCGGCGCTAGAAAAACATCGATTTGGGATGACTCCGTCGACCGCCTTGCGCTGGGCTTCGATGGCGAACCAATATACCTTCGTGATGAAGAAAGCTCAAGGTGGCAATCCATGACGTCTCCAAGTGTTACAATCACAAGGATTCGTGACGCAAACTCAGTAGAAATTGAGGTGGAAAGGAACTTCAAGATCAAAGCAACAGTTGTGCCTATATCTGAGAAAGATTCCCAGATTCACAATTATGGAATCACCCAGGAGGATTGCTTCGCGCATCTTGACTTGAGTTTCAAGTTTTACACATTGACTGGTCAAGTTAACGGTGTTTTGGGGCAGACTTATGCAAGCAACTACGTAAGTAGGGTGAAGATGGGGGTGCTCATGCCTGTTTTGGGTGGTCAGAAAGAATTCTCCTCGTCAAGTCTCTTTTCCACTGATTGTGCTGTAGCAAGGTTTACTGGTGAGTTAACAGAAGAAAATTCAATGGAGTTCGAGGAGTTTGGCAACCTGAATTGCGCAAGTGGTATGGATGGCCGTGGCGTAGTTTGTAAAAGGTAA